CCACTATTAGCTGACTTACCACTTGTTCAAGACTTAGTACTTGATACAGCTGTACGTTACGCTGACTACAGCACAATCGGCGATGCAACAAGCTGGAAAGTTGGTTTAGATTGGACTGTGAACGATCAACTACGTGTTCGTGCAACACAATCTGAAGCACTACGTGCACCAAACATTGGTGAGATCTTCGGTGCACCGAGCCAAACATTCTACAACGTTGATGACCCTTGTTTAGCTGATAACCTAGATGATTTACAAAATTCAGAGGTTCGCCGTGCAAACTGTGCAGCCCTTGGTGTTCCTGCTGGCTTTGAATCAGATTACGATTCACAAACGCTTGAAGGTTTAGTAAGCGGTAACCGAGATGTGAAAGGTGAAGAGTCAACTAGTACAACTATTGGTTTAGTTTACCAACCGTCATTCCTAGAAAACTCAGTTATTACAATCGACTACTGGAAAATTGAATTAGAAGATGCAATCTCAACAATTGCCTCTCAAGAAATTCTTGACCGCTGTGTTGACGCTGAAGGCGGTATTGATAACCAATACTGTAATCTAATCACACGTGATAGCACATCAAGTGAAATTACCCTTATTCAAAACTCAGTATTAAACGTTTCTGGTCAAGAAGCATCGGGTGTTGACTTTGAGTTAGGTTATGACTTTGACGCACTAGATGGCGACTTCTCAACACGTTTAATTGGTACATACCTAATTGAACGTAAAGACTTCCCGTTCCAAGACCAACCTGAAGATTACATCGAGTACGCAGGCACAACTGGCGAAGCGAAATGGCAAGCTAACTTAACTATCTCTTATAAGCGTGATGGTTTCTTTGCAACGTTTGATACACGTTACCTAGATGAAGTAAGCCTTTACACAGACCAAGAGTTAGAAGATAACCCGAATCCAAACAGCTTAATGAAGTTTGGTAGCTATGTTATCTCTGACGCAACCGTTGGTTATAACTTTGAAAGTGGCTTTGGTGTGAAAGTTGGTGTTGATAACATCTTCAACCGTGAGCTTCCATTCGGTACAAGAGGTACAGGTTCTGGTAGTGCAAGTTACGACAACATCGGTCGTTTCGGCTACTTAAGACTATCTTACGATTTCTAATCGTTAAAATTTGATTCTCTTAGGGCTGCACTTGTGTGCAGCCCTTTTTCTATCAGATATTAAAAACTATCCTATTTCAATCATTTACTTAAAACCTGATAATTCACGCTATACTCTACCCTATCAGCCTTTTAACCCAATAAACCTATGCTTAAAACGGTATTTTTCACTATCTACCTATTTTGCTTACCGAGTGCTTTTGCCAAGCAAAGTATTATTTTTATAAACCCAGGTCATGCCGATACCAATGTTACAGGCCCGTTTTGGTTTGAAGTGTCGCAGTTGATGCGTGATGCAGCCAGAGACTTTGATCTTGATTTAACGATTCATTATGCCAACCGAAATCATATTGAAATGAAATCCTTAGTGGCTAAAGCGATTAAAGCAAACCCAGACATGCTGATTTTAGTTGATGAGAAAAGCGTGCTTACCCAGCAACTTTTGAGTATGAAACACATCTCTACGCCCATCTATTTTCTACTTAACCGCCCATCAGAACAAGAGCTAAACCGTTTGATTGATCATGGTATTAATATCGCAGGTAGCGTGGTGCCCGATAACAAACAAGCGGGTCAATTATTAGCTGAAAAACTGATTGAAAAAGCTCAGCACACGGCAAATATTCTCGCGATTAATGGTGATTACACCACCCATGCAGCACTTGATAGAGAGCAAGGTTTAGAGCAAAGTGTTCAAACGCATGATAAGGCAAACATCACCGCTAAAACAGTGGCCAACTGGTCAGCAACACAAGCGTATCGCCAGAGCCTCGGCTACTTTAGCCATCAATCTAACATCAATATGGTTTGGGCTGCCAATGATGCCATGGCATTAGGGGCGATTACTGCGCTTGATGAGTTAAACAAACGCAAAGATGTATTGATTGGCGCAATAAATTGGCCGCTCAGAGTTGTAGCAGAAAAAATAGACGTCACTATCGGTGGCCATGTTACGCTAGGGGCTTTAGCTATAGTAAATGTTCATGATCTACTGAATAAACA
The nucleotide sequence above comes from Pseudoalteromonas shioyasakiensis. Encoded proteins:
- a CDS encoding ABC transporter substrate-binding protein, with amino-acid sequence MLKTVFFTIYLFCLPSAFAKQSIIFINPGHADTNVTGPFWFEVSQLMRDAARDFDLDLTIHYANRNHIEMKSLVAKAIKANPDMLILVDEKSVLTQQLLSMKHISTPIYFLLNRPSEQELNRLIDHGINIAGSVVPDNKQAGQLLAEKLIEKAQHTANILAINGDYTTHAALDREQGLEQSVQTHDKANITAKTVANWSATQAYRQSLGYFSHQSNINMVWAANDAMALGAITALDELNKRKDVLIGAINWPLRVVAEKIDVTIGGHVTLGALAIVNVHDLLNKHATGAMHHEVAIFSQHSEQTLKLVEQIHSNNLAINFRVFSKANKNALSFSVESLLLEATKSAL